Proteins from a genomic interval of Gemmatimonas sp.:
- a CDS encoding CDP-alcohol phosphatidyltransferase family protein translates to MKAIWNAIVSGYLKVIAPVADWLVAKRVRPNTITTVGTLCTCTAGVIFATGHIRTGGWFLGLTALFDVLDGTVARRTGTTSLFGAFYDSTLDRVADGFLLGGLVVFYATHVQHANQGMVIVATLALIATFLTSYTNARAEGLGFSARVGVLQRPERITLLAAPQAFFGLALHGWVLATIVTLLMVTAWVTFFQRMAYVYRTATAAPTPTSPGE, encoded by the coding sequence ATGAAAGCCATCTGGAACGCCATCGTAAGCGGATACCTGAAAGTCATCGCCCCCGTGGCAGACTGGCTGGTCGCGAAGCGTGTGCGTCCCAATACCATCACCACCGTCGGGACGCTCTGCACCTGTACGGCGGGGGTGATCTTCGCGACCGGCCACATCCGAACCGGGGGCTGGTTCCTCGGGCTCACGGCACTCTTCGATGTGCTCGATGGCACGGTAGCGCGACGGACGGGGACCACCAGTCTGTTCGGCGCCTTCTACGACTCCACCCTCGACCGGGTGGCAGACGGCTTCCTGCTCGGCGGGCTCGTGGTGTTCTACGCCACGCATGTGCAGCACGCCAATCAGGGCATGGTCATCGTGGCAACTCTGGCGCTCATCGCCACGTTCCTTACGTCGTACACCAACGCGCGCGCCGAAGGGCTCGGCTTCTCGGCGCGTGTGGGCGTGCTGCAGCGCCCTGAGCGCATCACGCTGCTGGCCGCGCCGCAGGCGTTCTTCGGCCTGGCGCTGCACGGCTGGGTGCTGGCCACGATCGTGACGCTCCTCATGGTCACGGCGTGGGTCACGTTCTTCCAGCGCATGGCGTATGTCTATCGCACCGCCACGGCTGCTCCGACACCTACTTCTCCTGGAGAATAA